A single window of Agromyces aureus DNA harbors:
- the panC gene encoding pantoate--beta-alanine ligase, with protein MNTIAGLRAVLDERRRGGASVALVPTMGALHDGHLALVRRARELADVVVVSIFVNPLQFGPTEDLDRYPRTLEADVAALSGLGVDVVFAPDVAEMYPDGSAAGTKVTAGPVGGRYEGAHRPGHFDGMLTVVAKLFSIAQPDVAVFGQKDAQQVFLVTRMVADLDLRLRIEVVPTVREADGLALSSRNRFLDGRERVAALVLAESLDAARTSAADGASELLAEGVAAFGDHDGVDLDYFVVVDPATFLPVDEEFRGRALVLVAARVGTTRLIDNAFVEIGADAGADAGPDARAELPPSPAE; from the coding sequence GTGAACACCATCGCCGGCCTGCGCGCCGTGCTCGACGAGCGACGCCGCGGCGGGGCATCCGTCGCCCTGGTACCGACCATGGGCGCGCTGCACGATGGTCATCTCGCGCTCGTGCGCCGCGCCCGCGAACTGGCCGACGTCGTGGTCGTGTCGATCTTCGTGAACCCGCTGCAGTTCGGCCCGACCGAGGACCTCGACCGCTACCCGCGCACGCTCGAGGCGGATGTCGCGGCGCTCTCGGGCCTCGGAGTCGACGTCGTCTTCGCACCCGACGTCGCCGAGATGTACCCGGACGGGTCGGCGGCCGGCACGAAGGTGACGGCGGGGCCGGTCGGCGGCCGCTACGAGGGGGCGCACCGCCCCGGACACTTCGACGGCATGCTGACGGTCGTCGCCAAGCTCTTCTCGATCGCGCAGCCCGACGTCGCCGTGTTCGGGCAGAAGGACGCCCAGCAGGTGTTCCTCGTGACGCGCATGGTCGCCGACCTCGATCTGCGGCTGCGCATCGAGGTCGTTCCGACGGTGCGCGAGGCCGACGGGCTCGCGCTCTCGAGCCGCAACCGCTTCCTCGACGGGCGCGAACGCGTCGCCGCGCTCGTGCTGGCCGAGTCGCTCGACGCCGCGCGCACGTCGGCCGCCGACGGCGCGTCCGAACTGCTCGCCGAGGGCGTCGCCGCGTTCGGCGACCATGACGGCGTCGACCTCGACTACTTCGTGGTCGTCGACCCGGCGACGTTCCTGCCCGTCGACGAGGAGTTCCGCGGGCGGGCGCTCGTGCTCGTCGCAGCGCGCGTCGGCACGACCCGGCTCATCGACAACGCCTTCGTCGAGATCGGTGCCGACGCGGGTGCAGACGCAGGGCCCGACGCACGTGCGGAGCTTCCCCCCAGTCCGGCTGAGTAG
- a CDS encoding Rossmann-like and DUF2520 domain-containing protein: protein MSDRAGRLGVGTIGAGRVGAVLASALAGVGHALTGIAAVSESSRERAAAMLPQVPVLPVPEIIERSELVLLAVPEAELGPLVAGLADAGVWQPGQLVLHTNARLGTAVLDPARRAGAIPLAVHPAMTFTGTTIDLARLHGTWFAVTAPSPVLPIGQALVVEMGGEPFVIAEADRAAYGEAIDTATSFSSAIVDQASGILQGIGMPRPGAVLAPLVRSAVENALARHDPGPWPGGPGTIDWAADERWPGGAT, encoded by the coding sequence ATGAGCGATCGCGCGGGCCGACTCGGCGTCGGCACGATCGGCGCCGGACGCGTCGGCGCGGTGCTCGCCTCGGCCCTCGCCGGGGTCGGCCACGCCCTCACCGGCATCGCCGCCGTGTCGGAGTCGAGCCGCGAGCGCGCGGCCGCGATGCTGCCGCAGGTGCCCGTGCTGCCCGTACCCGAGATCATCGAGCGCAGTGAGCTCGTGCTGCTCGCCGTGCCCGAGGCCGAACTCGGCCCGCTCGTCGCCGGACTGGCCGACGCGGGCGTCTGGCAGCCCGGGCAGCTCGTGCTGCACACGAACGCCCGACTCGGCACCGCGGTGCTCGACCCGGCCCGACGCGCGGGCGCGATCCCGCTCGCGGTGCATCCGGCCATGACCTTCACCGGCACGACCATCGACCTCGCGCGTCTGCACGGCACGTGGTTCGCGGTCACCGCGCCCTCGCCGGTGCTGCCGATCGGCCAGGCCCTCGTCGTCGAGATGGGCGGTGAGCCGTTCGTCATCGCCGAGGCCGACCGCGCCGCGTACGGCGAGGCGATCGACACCGCGACCTCGTTCTCGAGCGCGATCGTCGACCAGGCCAGCGGCATCCTGCAGGGCATCGGCATGCCGCGGCCGGGTGCGGTGCTCGCCCCGCTCGTACGCAGCGCCGTCGAGAACGCGCTCGCCAGGCACGACCCCGGACCGTGGCCCGGAGGTCCCGGTACGATCGACTGGGCCGCCGACGAGCGGTGGCCGGGAGGAGCCACGTGA
- a CDS encoding PH domain-containing protein, whose product MTAPVAPVTALADGEWHRLHPASPLLRGGLVFIAVLGFVLANLRERLLDMFVFVFVPDSADEFDSRAGDWQSDYANDPVGAIITNGQVGWALLAIVVVIIGVIVGFWLSWRMHTFRITPEAVEVRSGILFRSHRSARLDRVQGVNINRPVFARLFGAAKLDVSVAGESGNVQLSYLGSALADGLRADILRLASGARAQKSRGAAPGAPSAPIAGVAMPSTIPSTAASAVATDAAGSALPDATAGVAGGPPAASAPLSAVVGRRVDEFLAPELDPNLAPPESVVHLSVARVVGSTLLGGTTISILVFVAIIVAGVAAGQEWVIFSFIPAVIGLVGYLWSRITKSLRYSIAGTPDGVRIGHGLLSTANQTIPPGRVHAVEATQWILWRPFGWWAVRVNLAGQSASASSEAVQRTIVLPVGRVDDVRRVLALLLPDAETAIEPVLGAGLIGRGAVGGFSTTPRRAAWLHPFSWKRIGFTTIGSVALFRRGALTRSLAVMPLARVQSVALSRGPVMRMLRLASVRVHTLAGPVTVELPVADADEAATVFERLAADAVRWSGADESHHWGAAREQALAAGQVAGAVS is encoded by the coding sequence GTGACCGCTCCGGTCGCCCCGGTCACCGCGCTCGCCGACGGCGAGTGGCATCGGCTGCACCCGGCGAGCCCGCTGCTGCGCGGCGGCCTCGTCTTCATCGCCGTGCTGGGGTTCGTGCTCGCCAACCTCCGTGAGCGGCTGCTCGACATGTTCGTCTTCGTGTTCGTCCCCGACTCCGCCGACGAGTTCGACAGCCGCGCAGGCGACTGGCAGAGCGACTACGCGAACGACCCGGTCGGCGCGATCATCACGAACGGCCAGGTCGGCTGGGCGCTGCTCGCGATCGTCGTCGTGATCATCGGCGTCATCGTCGGGTTCTGGCTGTCGTGGCGCATGCACACGTTCCGCATCACGCCAGAGGCGGTCGAGGTGCGCAGCGGCATCCTGTTCCGCTCGCACCGGTCGGCTCGGCTCGATCGCGTGCAGGGCGTGAACATCAACCGTCCCGTGTTCGCGCGCCTGTTCGGCGCGGCGAAGCTCGACGTCTCGGTCGCCGGCGAGTCGGGCAACGTGCAGCTCTCGTACCTCGGCTCGGCCCTCGCCGACGGCCTGCGCGCCGACATCCTGCGTCTCGCATCCGGTGCGCGCGCCCAGAAGTCCCGCGGCGCGGCGCCGGGCGCTCCGTCCGCGCCGATCGCCGGCGTCGCGATGCCGAGCACGATCCCGAGCACGGCGGCGAGTGCAGTGGCGACGGATGCCGCGGGCTCGGCCCTGCCCGACGCGACGGCCGGGGTCGCCGGAGGCCCGCCAGCGGCATCCGCCCCATTGTCGGCCGTCGTCGGACGCCGCGTCGACGAGTTCCTCGCACCAGAACTCGACCCGAACCTCGCCCCGCCCGAATCGGTCGTGCACCTGTCGGTGGCGCGCGTGGTCGGGTCGACGCTGCTCGGCGGCACGACGATCTCGATCCTCGTGTTCGTGGCGATCATCGTCGCCGGCGTCGCAGCAGGCCAGGAGTGGGTCATCTTCTCGTTCATCCCGGCCGTGATCGGTCTCGTGGGGTATCTCTGGTCGCGCATCACGAAGTCGCTGCGCTACTCGATCGCCGGCACTCCCGACGGGGTGCGCATCGGCCACGGCCTGCTCTCGACGGCGAACCAGACGATCCCGCCCGGGCGCGTGCACGCGGTCGAGGCGACGCAGTGGATCCTCTGGCGCCCGTTCGGCTGGTGGGCGGTGCGGGTGAACCTGGCGGGCCAGTCCGCGAGCGCGTCGAGCGAGGCCGTGCAGCGCACGATCGTGCTGCCGGTGGGGCGGGTCGACGACGTGCGCCGCGTGCTCGCGCTGCTGCTGCCCGACGCCGAGACCGCGATCGAGCCCGTGCTCGGCGCCGGACTGATCGGGCGGGGTGCGGTCGGCGGCTTCTCGACGACCCCGCGCCGCGCGGCCTGGCTGCACCCGTTCTCGTGGAAGCGCATCGGGTTCACCACGATCGGCAGCGTCGCGCTGTTCCGTCGCGGGGCGCTCACGCGGTCGCTCGCGGTCATGCCGCTGGCTCGCGTGCAGTCCGTCGCGCTCAGCCGCGGGCCGGTGATGCGGATGCTGCGACTCGCGTCGGTGCGCGTGCACACCCTCGCCGGCCCGGTCACCGTCGAGCTCCCGGTGGCCGACGCCGACGAGGCTGCGACCGTCTTCGAACGCCTCGCGGCCGACGCGGTGCGCTGGTCTGGAGCCGACGAGTCGCACCACTGGGGTGCCGCGCGCGAGCAGGCGCTGGCGGCAGGCCAGGTCGCGGGAGCGGTCTCATGA
- a CDS encoding PH domain-containing protein — MPERPEAAVPEAAVPESMVPEPVTAPEPEHAVPIDEDWRRVSPKYVIVEVVGSLIGTAVFVGALLVAHFWFGWWWAMWAAIALGVVSLVTIAFEPRRVRSIGYRLRSDDLLFRRGIMYQRQVAVPYGRMQLVDVTRGPVARALGLADLKFVTAAAATAVTVPGLPLEDAERLRDELVALAETRRAGL, encoded by the coding sequence ATGCCTGAACGACCCGAGGCTGCGGTTCCCGAGGCTGCGGTTCCAGAGTCGATGGTTCCCGAACCGGTGACCGCACCTGAGCCAGAGCACGCCGTGCCGATCGACGAGGACTGGCGACGCGTCTCGCCGAAGTACGTGATCGTCGAGGTCGTCGGCTCGCTCATCGGCACGGCGGTGTTCGTCGGCGCGCTCCTCGTGGCCCACTTCTGGTTCGGCTGGTGGTGGGCGATGTGGGCGGCCATCGCGCTCGGCGTGGTGTCGCTCGTCACGATCGCCTTCGAGCCGCGTCGCGTGCGCTCGATCGGGTACCGCCTGCGTTCCGACGACCTGCTCTTCCGCCGCGGCATCATGTACCAGCGCCAGGTGGCCGTGCCGTACGGGCGCATGCAGCTCGTCGACGTGACCCGGGGCCCGGTCGCCCGTGCGCTCGGCCTCGCCGACCTCAAGTTCGTGACCGCGGCCGCCGCGACCGCCGTCACGGTGCCCGGCCTGCCCCTCGAAGACGCCGAGCGGCTTCGCGACGAGCTCGTGGCCCTCGCCGAGACCCGACGGGCGGGGCTGTGA
- a CDS encoding DUF3180 domain-containing protein, giving the protein MRRTHPSAIVGAVLAGVVIGYLVDLLIVSAGGKAIVPPISLAITLVGVAAIVVALAWPIRKAVKQRATKHLDPFRAMRTAVLAKASAVSGALMLGFGLGIAAFLLTRSVVPPFGTVWPGFATAIGGAVLLVGGLVAEHFCALPPDDTDPEREETAHA; this is encoded by the coding sequence ATGAGGCGCACGCACCCGAGTGCGATCGTCGGCGCCGTGCTCGCGGGCGTCGTGATCGGCTACCTCGTCGACCTGCTCATCGTCTCGGCGGGTGGCAAGGCGATCGTGCCCCCGATCTCGCTCGCGATCACGCTCGTCGGCGTCGCCGCGATCGTCGTCGCGCTGGCCTGGCCGATCCGCAAGGCGGTCAAGCAGCGTGCGACCAAGCACCTCGATCCGTTCCGGGCCATGCGCACCGCCGTGCTCGCGAAGGCCAGCGCCGTGAGCGGCGCCCTCATGCTGGGGTTCGGCCTCGGCATCGCGGCCTTCCTGCTCACCCGCAGCGTGGTGCCGCCGTTCGGCACGGTGTGGCCCGGCTTCGCCACGGCCATCGGCGGGGCGGTGCTGCTCGTCGGCGGTCTCGTCGCCGAGCACTTCTGCGCGTTGCCCCCCGACGACACCGACCCCGAGCGCGAGGAGACCGCACATGCCTGA
- the folK gene encoding 2-amino-4-hydroxy-6-hydroxymethyldihydropteridine diphosphokinase, which translates to MSRAVIAFGANLGDREATIAGAVRELAEVPGVELAAVSPVYETPAITDAGVDLDAPGYLNGVVIVETTITPHALLAALHEIEASHGRQRLKHWGDRTLDLDLIDVDGLVIDDTGLQLPHPRAWQRAFVLQPWLDLEPDAVLPGRGRIAALRAAAPDEVTRR; encoded by the coding sequence GTGAGCCGCGCCGTCATCGCGTTCGGCGCGAACCTCGGCGATCGCGAGGCCACGATCGCGGGTGCCGTCCGCGAGCTCGCCGAGGTGCCCGGGGTCGAACTCGCCGCCGTCTCGCCCGTCTACGAGACCCCGGCGATCACCGACGCAGGCGTCGACCTCGACGCTCCCGGCTACCTCAACGGCGTGGTCATCGTCGAGACCACGATCACCCCCCACGCGCTGCTCGCCGCACTGCACGAGATCGAGGCGTCGCACGGCCGCCAGCGGCTGAAGCACTGGGGCGATCGCACGCTCGACCTCGACCTCATCGACGTCGACGGCCTCGTGATCGACGACACCGGCCTGCAGCTGCCGCATCCGCGGGCCTGGCAGCGCGCGTTCGTGCTGCAGCCCTGGCTCGACCTCGAGCCCGACGCCGTCCTGCCGGGGCGCGGCCGCATCGCCGCCCTGCGTGCCGCCGCGCCCGACGAGGTGACCAGACGATGA
- the folB gene encoding dihydroneopterin aldolase, translating into MAEQRNPTPGDRITLTGLRVMAHHGVFDFEREQGQEFVIDVSVVVDLRAAASGDDLARTVHYGELAEAVVAAVERDPVDLIETVAERVADVALSWSSVEQVEVTVHKPQAPISVPFADVSVSIVRARP; encoded by the coding sequence GTGGCTGAGCAGCGCAATCCAACCCCGGGCGATCGCATCACCCTGACCGGCCTGCGGGTGATGGCCCATCACGGCGTCTTCGACTTCGAGCGCGAGCAGGGGCAGGAGTTCGTGATCGACGTCTCGGTCGTGGTCGACCTGCGGGCCGCGGCCTCGGGCGACGACCTCGCGCGCACCGTGCACTACGGCGAGCTCGCCGAAGCCGTCGTGGCCGCGGTCGAGCGCGACCCCGTCGATCTCATCGAGACCGTCGCCGAGCGGGTCGCCGACGTCGCGCTCTCGTGGTCGTCGGTCGAGCAGGTCGAGGTCACCGTGCACAAGCCGCAGGCGCCCATCAGCGTGCCCTTCGCGGATGTCTCGGTGTCGATCGTGCGGGCACGGCCGTGA
- the folP gene encoding dihydropteroate synthase, with translation MGVVNVTPDSFSDGGEFFDAERAIAHGLELVAEGADLLDVGGESTRPGAARVAPDEELRRVVPVVREFARRGIRVSVDTMRAGTALAAVEAGAEIINDVSAGLADPAMVPAVADTGALYVAMHWRGHSDRMDVLNTYADIAVEVRDELAQRVDVLQAAGVAADRIILDPGLGFSKTGEQNWQVLGRLDVLAALGLPVLIGASRKRFIGSLLPDDADMAERDLPTAVVSALSAQAGAWGVRVHDVRATRRALDVVGAWQSGSRG, from the coding sequence ATGGGCGTCGTCAACGTGACGCCCGACTCGTTCAGCGACGGCGGCGAGTTCTTCGACGCCGAGCGGGCGATCGCCCACGGCCTCGAGCTCGTCGCCGAGGGCGCCGACCTCCTCGACGTCGGAGGCGAGTCCACGCGACCCGGCGCCGCCCGGGTCGCACCCGACGAGGAGCTGCGTCGCGTGGTGCCCGTCGTGCGCGAGTTCGCGCGCCGGGGCATCCGGGTGAGCGTCGACACCATGCGCGCCGGCACCGCCCTCGCCGCGGTCGAGGCCGGCGCCGAGATCATCAACGACGTCTCGGCGGGGCTCGCAGACCCGGCGATGGTGCCGGCCGTCGCCGACACGGGCGCGCTCTACGTCGCCATGCACTGGCGCGGGCACTCCGATCGCATGGACGTGCTCAACACCTACGCCGACATCGCCGTCGAGGTGCGCGACGAACTCGCCCAGCGGGTCGACGTGCTGCAGGCCGCGGGTGTCGCCGCCGACCGCATCATCCTCGACCCCGGCCTCGGGTTCTCGAAGACGGGCGAGCAGAACTGGCAGGTGCTCGGTCGTCTCGACGTGCTCGCCGCGCTCGGGCTGCCGGTACTGATCGGCGCCTCGCGCAAGCGATTCATCGGCTCGCTGCTGCCCGACGATGCCGACATGGCCGAACGCGACCTGCCGACGGCCGTGGTCAGCGCGCTCTCGGCGCAGGCCGGTGCCTGGGGCGTCCGCGTGCACGACGTGCGGGCCACGCGCCGCGCCCTCGACGTCGTCGGAGCGTGGCAGAGTGGAAGCCGTGGCTGA
- the folE gene encoding GTP cyclohydrolase I translates to MAGVDTERIERAVLEILVAIGEDPERAGLRRTPARVAEAYADFFGGLEVDPLSHLADAVPVGTSESGAPATSDAVVLRDLAFRSVCEHHLLPFVGTAHVAYLPGDRVVGLGRIPAVVDTLAARPQLQERLAEEIADALETGLEPRGVLVVLDAQHRCVTTRGSRQERSSTITVVARGALTEAAARAEIIALIGGVAA, encoded by the coding sequence ATGGCCGGTGTCGACACCGAGCGCATCGAACGAGCCGTGCTCGAGATCCTCGTCGCGATCGGCGAAGATCCAGAGCGGGCCGGCCTCCGGCGCACCCCTGCACGGGTCGCCGAGGCCTACGCGGACTTCTTCGGCGGCCTTGAGGTCGACCCGCTGAGCCATCTGGCCGACGCGGTGCCCGTCGGCACCTCGGAGTCCGGGGCACCCGCGACCTCCGACGCCGTGGTGCTCCGCGATCTCGCGTTCCGCTCGGTGTGCGAGCACCACCTGCTGCCCTTCGTCGGCACCGCGCACGTCGCCTACCTGCCCGGCGACCGGGTCGTCGGCCTCGGACGCATCCCCGCGGTGGTCGACACGCTCGCGGCCCGGCCGCAGTTGCAGGAGCGGCTCGCCGAGGAGATCGCCGACGCGCTCGAGACCGGCCTCGAACCCAGGGGCGTGCTCGTCGTCCTCGACGCCCAGCACCGATGCGTGACCACCCGCGGCTCGCGTCAGGAGCGCAGCTCGACGATCACGGTCGTCGCGCGCGGCGCGCTCACCGAGGCCGCGGCCCGCGCCGAGATCATCGCCCTCATCGGGGGCGTCGCCGCGTGA
- the ftsH gene encoding ATP-dependent zinc metalloprotease FtsH, which produces MNMKKILRGPIIYILLAIVAVWIGTSLITASGFKEVSTQQGLEFLQDDKVASAKMVDGENRVDLTLTKADDEFGKQVQFYYVTPRGADVVAAIDAANPKDGFNDEVPQPNWFLSMLGILLPLVLIGLFFWIMLSGMQGGGSKVMQFGKSKAKLVTKESPKVTFDDVAGSDEAIEELEEIKDFLKEPAKFQAVGARIPKGVLLYGPPGTGKTLLARAVAGEAGVPFYSISGSDFVEMFVGVGASRVRDLFDQAKQNAPAIIFVDEIDAVGRHRGAGMGGGHDEREQTLNQLLVEMDGFDPKTNVILIAATNRPDILDPALLRPGRFDRQIGVDAPDLKGRHRILEVHSKGKPLAKGVDLEVLARKTPGFTGADLANVLNEAALLTARSNAQLIDNRALDEAVDRVIAGPQRRSRVMKDKEKLITAYHEGGHALAAAAMNYTDPVTKITILPRGRALGYTMVLPLEDKYSVSRNELLDQLAYAMGGRVAEEIVFHDPSTGASNDIEKATSTARRMVTEYGMSSTVGAVKLGQAQGEVFLGRDMGHQRDYSEEIAMRVDGEVRALIEQAHDEAWQVLNDNRDILDRLAAELLEHETLDHNQIAEIFTNVRKLPERPQWLSSEKRPVSNIPPITFPEDKLPIDEGMVDGGVDSEDTPIEEPASKRAPRQNPRPATA; this is translated from the coding sequence ATGAACATGAAGAAGATCCTGCGCGGGCCGATCATCTACATCCTGCTGGCCATCGTCGCCGTCTGGATCGGGACGAGCCTGATCACCGCCTCCGGTTTCAAAGAGGTGTCGACGCAGCAGGGCCTCGAGTTCCTGCAGGACGACAAGGTCGCCTCGGCGAAGATGGTCGACGGCGAGAACCGGGTCGACCTCACGCTCACGAAGGCCGACGACGAGTTCGGCAAGCAGGTGCAGTTCTACTACGTGACGCCCCGCGGCGCCGACGTGGTGGCCGCGATCGACGCCGCCAACCCGAAGGACGGCTTCAACGACGAGGTCCCGCAGCCGAACTGGTTCCTCTCGATGCTCGGCATCCTCCTGCCGCTCGTGCTCATCGGCCTCTTCTTCTGGATCATGCTCTCGGGCATGCAGGGCGGCGGCAGCAAGGTCATGCAGTTCGGCAAGTCCAAGGCGAAGCTGGTCACCAAGGAGAGCCCGAAGGTCACCTTCGACGACGTCGCCGGCAGTGACGAGGCCATCGAGGAGCTCGAGGAGATCAAGGACTTCCTCAAGGAGCCCGCGAAGTTCCAGGCCGTCGGCGCGCGCATCCCGAAGGGTGTACTGCTCTACGGCCCTCCCGGCACCGGCAAGACCCTGCTCGCCCGCGCCGTCGCGGGTGAGGCGGGCGTGCCCTTCTACTCGATCTCGGGCTCCGACTTCGTCGAGATGTTCGTGGGCGTCGGCGCGAGCCGCGTGCGCGACCTCTTCGACCAGGCCAAGCAGAACGCGCCGGCCATCATCTTCGTCGACGAGATCGACGCCGTCGGTCGCCACCGCGGCGCCGGCATGGGCGGCGGCCACGACGAGCGCGAGCAGACGCTGAACCAGCTGCTCGTCGAGATGGACGGCTTCGACCCCAAGACCAATGTCATCCTCATCGCGGCGACGAACCGCCCCGACATCCTCGACCCCGCGCTGCTGCGCCCAGGCCGCTTCGACCGCCAGATCGGCGTCGACGCGCCCGACCTCAAGGGTCGCCACCGCATCCTCGAGGTGCACTCGAAGGGCAAGCCGCTCGCGAAGGGCGTCGACCTCGAGGTGCTCGCTCGCAAGACGCCGGGCTTCACCGGCGCCGACCTCGCGAACGTGCTCAACGAGGCCGCACTGCTCACGGCCCGCTCGAACGCGCAGCTCATCGACAACCGCGCGCTCGACGAGGCCGTCGACCGCGTGATCGCCGGTCCGCAGCGCCGATCGCGCGTCATGAAGGACAAGGAGAAGCTCATCACGGCGTACCACGAGGGCGGCCACGCCCTCGCCGCGGCGGCGATGAACTACACCGACCCCGTCACGAAGATCACGATCCTGCCGCGCGGTCGCGCTCTGGGCTACACGATGGTGCTCCCGCTCGAAGACAAGTACTCGGTCTCGCGCAACGAGCTGCTCGACCAGCTCGCCTACGCCATGGGCGGCCGCGTCGCGGAGGAGATCGTGTTCCACGATCCCTCGACCGGCGCCTCGAACGACATCGAGAAGGCCACGTCGACGGCTCGACGGATGGTGACCGAGTACGGCATGAGCTCGACCGTCGGCGCGGTCAAGCTCGGACAGGCGCAGGGCGAGGTCTTCCTCGGCCGTGACATGGGCCACCAGCGCGACTACTCCGAGGAGATCGCGATGCGCGTCGACGGCGAGGTGCGGGCGCTCATCGAGCAGGCGCACGACGAGGCGTGGCAGGTGCTGAACGACAATCGCGACATCCTCGACCGGCTGGCAGCCGAGCTGCTCGAGCACGAGACGCTCGACCACAACCAGATCGCCGAGATCTTCACGAACGTGCGCAAGCTGCCCGAGCGCCCCCAGTGGCTCTCGAGCGAGAAGCGGCCCGTCTCGAACATCCCGCCGATCACGTTCCCCGAAGACAAGCTGCCGATCGACGAGGGCATGGTCGACGGCGGCGTGGACTCCGAGGACACCCCGATCGAGGAGCCCGCCTCCAAGCGCGCACCGCGCCAGAACCCGCGGCCCGCGACGGCCTAG
- the hpt gene encoding hypoxanthine phosphoribosyltransferase, which translates to MYASEIEADLTEVLVTEAEIHAKLAELARRIEADYEGEDLLLVGVLKGAVMVMADLARELRTHLSMDWMAVSSYGAGTKSSGVVKIMKDLDTDLTGRHVLIAEDIIDSGLTLSWLLENLESRGAASIEICALLRKPDAAKVEIDVKYLGFDIPNQFVVGYGLDYAERYRNLRDVAILAPHVYS; encoded by the coding sequence ATGTACGCGAGCGAGATCGAAGCCGACCTGACCGAGGTGCTCGTCACCGAAGCCGAGATCCACGCCAAGCTCGCCGAGCTCGCCCGTCGCATCGAGGCCGACTACGAGGGCGAGGACCTGCTGCTCGTCGGCGTGCTGAAGGGTGCGGTCATGGTCATGGCCGACCTCGCGCGCGAGCTGCGCACGCACCTCAGCATGGACTGGATGGCGGTCTCGAGCTACGGCGCCGGCACGAAGTCGTCGGGCGTCGTCAAGATCATGAAGGACCTCGACACCGACCTCACCGGGCGGCACGTGCTCATCGCGGAGGACATCATCGACTCGGGCCTGACGCTCTCGTGGCTGCTCGAGAACCTCGAATCCCGTGGCGCGGCCTCGATCGAGATCTGCGCGCTGCTGCGCAAGCCCGACGCCGCGAAGGTCGAGATCGACGTCAAGTACCTCGGCTTCGACATCCCGAACCAGTTCGTCGTGGGCTACGGCCTCGACTACGCCGAGCGCTACCGCAACCTGCGCGACGTGGCGATCCTCGCGCCGCACGTCTACTCCTGA
- the tilS gene encoding tRNA lysidine(34) synthetase TilS — MPPATEPDESTDAATSRRPRLTPSIADVRRAVRAVLPTADGAAPLVLVALSGGPDSLALAAATAFEAPRAGLRAGAVIVDHGLQAGSAEVAARAAAQASDLGLDPVLVQRVEVDGEGGPEASARRARYAALDEAARSTDAACVLLGHTLDDQAETVLLGLARGSGAASLAGMPAHSGRYARPLLGIRRATTLEACADAGLEPWHDPHNADPSYARVRVRERVLPVLEAELGPGIAEALVRTAEQLREDDDAFEAQIEELIEEICEPAEAGIAVSVGVLAANPAALRQRIIRHVIGSEFGVSLSRVQTLEVARLVTDWHGQGPLDLPGSVRATRAGRYVVFSTTGSTEVLPHDH; from the coding sequence ATGCCTCCTGCCACCGAACCGGACGAGTCGACGGATGCCGCGACGAGCCGTCGTCCGCGTCTGACTCCGTCGATCGCCGACGTCCGACGGGCGGTGCGCGCCGTGCTGCCGACCGCTGATGGCGCCGCGCCGCTCGTGCTCGTGGCGCTGTCGGGAGGGCCGGATTCGCTCGCGCTCGCCGCGGCCACCGCCTTCGAGGCGCCGCGGGCCGGGCTTCGCGCTGGCGCCGTGATCGTCGACCACGGGCTGCAGGCCGGGTCCGCCGAGGTCGCGGCGCGCGCGGCGGCCCAGGCGAGCGACCTCGGGCTCGACCCAGTGCTCGTGCAGCGCGTCGAGGTCGACGGCGAGGGCGGCCCCGAGGCATCCGCCCGCCGCGCCCGCTACGCCGCGCTCGACGAGGCTGCACGGTCGACGGATGCCGCGTGCGTACTGCTCGGGCACACGCTCGACGACCAGGCCGAGACCGTGCTGCTCGGCCTCGCACGCGGATCGGGCGCCGCGAGCCTCGCGGGCATGCCCGCCCACTCGGGGCGCTACGCGCGGCCGCTGCTCGGCATCCGGCGCGCGACGACCCTCGAGGCGTGCGCCGACGCCGGACTCGAGCCGTGGCACGACCCGCACAACGCCGACCCCTCCTATGCGCGGGTGCGCGTGCGCGAGCGCGTGCTGCCCGTGCTCGAGGCCGAGCTCGGGCCCGGCATCGCCGAGGCGCTCGTGCGCACCGCCGAGCAGTTGCGTGAAGACGACGACGCGTTCGAGGCCCAGATCGAGGAGCTCATCGAGGAGATCTGCGAGCCCGCCGAGGCCGGCATCGCGGTGTCGGTCGGGGTGCTCGCCGCGAACCCGGCGGCCCTGCGCCAGCGCATCATCCGGCACGTGATCGGCAGCGAGTTCGGCGTCTCGCTCTCGCGGGTGCAGACCCTCGAGGTCGCTCGGCTCGTCACCGACTGGCACGGCCAGGGCCCACTCGACCTGCCGGGCAGCGTGCGCGCGACCCGCGCCGGCCGCTACGTCGTGTTCTCGACGACGGGCTCGACCGAGGTGCTGCCGCACGACCACTGA